The Pleomorphomonas sp. T1.2MG-36 DNA segment GCGGCGCGTGCTCGCGTCGCCGTCAGGCCGACACCCGTCACGAAACGGGCGAACCCATGGGCGAGCGCCCTTGGGGCCACGGCGAAGGTTGGAATGGAGCAGCCGTCGGTGCCGCAAATATCGGTCGCATGCGGCGTGCCGGTCATCGAGGCACCAGCTGCGATCACCTCGCGCATCACTGGATGCTCCGCCTGTTCATATCCTCTGGGGTCGGTCCCCGTGACGACGCAGGTGCAGAGAAACCCTGTGTGCTTGCCCGAGCAGTTGTTGTGGATACGACCCGGCTTTTCACCGCGCCGATGCAACTCGCCCTGATCGTCATGTCGTCCCGGCCAGTGTGGGCCACAGGCAAGACAGGTTTCGTCGAGGCCGGCGGCGGCAAGCATCGCCCGGGCGGTTTCCACATGCCGGGGCTCGGCATTGTGGGACGCCATGGAAAGCGCCAGCTCCGCGTCGCCGAAGCCGAAGCGGTCGGCGGCCCCGCTTTCAAGAAAGGGAAGCGCCTGGAATGGCTTCACCGCCGAGCGGGGAAAGCTGGGCCTCTCGATGTCGCCGACACCGGAGACCAGTCGGCCGTCGCCATCGACGATCGCGACCGCCCCCCGGTGAAAGCTCTCGACGATGGAGCCGCGCGTGACTTCGACCAGAACCGGATTTTCCATCGAACTCATCGTCCCTGTTTGTCGATCCAGGCGGAGAGACGGGCAATGGCCTCGTCGAGCACCTCGTCGCGCTTGGAAAAGCAGAAGCGTATGAACCGCTTTGGCGGTTCCGAAGCATAGAAGGCGGAAACCGGCACGGCGGCGACGCCGGCCTCTCGCGTCATTCTGAGGCAGGCTTCGGCGTCGTCGTCAATGCCGAGCGGTCCGGTGTCGGTCACCACGAAATACGTGCCGGCCGAAGCCAGCACGGAAAACCCGAGCGTCGCAAGCCCCTTCGAGAGACGGTCGCGCTTGGCTTGCAAGCCGGCGGCGAAGCCATCGAAATAGTCGTCCCCAAATGACAGCCCGTGCGCCACGGCCGTCTGGAGAGCGGGAGGCGTCGTAAAGGTGACGAACTGGTGCGCCTTGGCGATCGGCTCCATCAGCGCCGGCGAGGCGGTGACGTAGCCCACCTTCCAACCGGTCAGCGAAAAGGTCTTGCCGGCCGACCCGATGCGGACGACGCGATCGCGCATGCCGGGAATCTGCATCGGCGAGATGTGCCGTTTGCCATCGAATACGAGGTGTTCATAGACCTCGTCCGAGATCACCACCGCGTCGTGCTTCAGGCAGAGGCCGGCAATCAGGTCCAGCTCCTCACGCGAGAACACCTTGCCCGCCGGATTCATCGGCGTGTTGATCAGGATCGCCTTGGTGCGGTCCGAGAAGGCGGCCGCAAGTGCTTGCGGGTCGACCTCCCAGTTGGGCGGAGCGATGCGAACCGTCTTGGCGATGCCGCCGGCCTGCCGGACGATGGGCAGATAGCTGTCGTAGAGCGGCTCGATCAGCACCACCTCGTCGCCGGGACGGACGAGACCGAGAATCGCATCGGCGAGCGCCTCGGTGGCGCCGGACGTCACCATCACCTCTGTCTGCCAATCGACATCGAGACCGTAGAAGCGTCGGTTGATCGCCGCGACCGCCTGTCGC contains these protein-coding regions:
- a CDS encoding asparaginase — its product is MENPVLVEVTRGSIVESFHRGAVAIVDGDGRLVSGVGDIERPSFPRSAVKPFQALPFLESGAADRFGFGDAELALSMASHNAEPRHVETARAMLAAAGLDETCLACGPHWPGRHDDQGELHRRGEKPGRIHNNCSGKHTGFLCTCVVTGTDPRGYEQAEHPVMREVIAAGASMTGTPHATDICGTDGCSIPTFAVAPRALAHGFARFVTGVGLTATRARAAERLRLAAAAEPFMIAGTGRFCTRVMTALGNRVLVKTGAEGVFIGAIKELGLGIALKIDDGAGRASEVAMARILFDLLKLTPDDPGYAEMRALVSPPVKTWAGDTVGEIRVTAALDGVTG
- a CDS encoding aminotransferase, producing MKPTNPIFTGLPTTIFEVMSGLARDTGAINLGQGFPDVDGPEEVRRVAAEAFLAGPNQYPPMMGLPALRQAVAAINRRFYGLDVDWQTEVMVTSGATEALADAILGLVRPGDEVVLIEPLYDSYLPIVRQAGGIAKTVRIAPPNWEVDPQALAAAFSDRTKAILINTPMNPAGKVFSREELDLIAGLCLKHDAVVISDEVYEHLVFDGKRHISPMQIPGMRDRVVRIGSAGKTFSLTGWKVGYVTASPALMEPIAKAHQFVTFTTPPALQTAVAHGLSFGDDYFDGFAAGLQAKRDRLSKGLATLGFSVLASAGTYFVVTDTGPLGIDDDAEACLRMTREAGVAAVPVSAFYASEPPKRFIRFCFSKRDEVLDEAIARLSAWIDKQGR